The Synechocystis sp. PCC 7509 genome includes a window with the following:
- a CDS encoding ABC transporter permease: MTQSAKKSLSSYLLTAFFGLFVLFLYGPMFAIFILSLQGPEGQLTFPMRGFSFHWLNAVFGVQRVGNFVDAFGRSFSLGLLVTVFTVVFSVMAGLAFRRRFFGSNAVFYLTISSLIVPSILVSLGIGIVFSLVGLDNQWFSSALAGHLTWTLPFAFLIMLGIFGRFNPAYEEAARDLGASEMTTFWQIVFPLIASSVIGVGLLGFTLSYDEFTRTSLISGETNTLPLEIFGMTTNVTSPALYALGTLTTVFSFILIGIALVGIRLLSRRQSQ; encoded by the coding sequence ATGACTCAAAGCGCAAAAAAATCTCTTTCTAGTTATCTGCTGACAGCATTTTTTGGACTATTTGTTTTATTTCTATACGGCCCAATGTTCGCTATTTTTATCCTTTCCCTTCAAGGCCCCGAAGGACAGTTAACTTTTCCCATGCGCGGGTTCAGTTTCCATTGGTTAAATGCCGTATTTGGAGTGCAGCGTGTAGGAAACTTTGTTGATGCGTTTGGGCGTTCTTTTAGCTTAGGTTTGCTAGTAACAGTGTTTACCGTTGTCTTTAGCGTCATGGCGGGATTAGCTTTTCGGCGGCGCTTTTTTGGTTCTAATGCCGTTTTTTACCTAACAATTTCTAGCCTAATTGTGCCGAGTATTTTAGTATCTCTAGGCATTGGGATTGTATTTAGCTTAGTTGGGTTAGACAATCAATGGTTTTCGTCAGCGTTGGCGGGACATTTGACTTGGACTTTGCCCTTTGCTTTCTTAATTATGCTGGGAATCTTTGGGCGTTTTAATCCAGCTTACGAAGAAGCTGCGCGCGATTTAGGCGCAAGTGAAATGACAACGTTTTGGCAAATTGTTTTCCCCTTAATTGCTTCAAGTGTAATTGGTGTGGGTTTGCTAGGCTTTACGCTTTCCTACGATGAATTTACCCGTACTTCGTTGATTTCTGGCGAAACAAATACTTTACCCTTAGAAATTTTTGGGATGACAACTAATGTCACATCTCCCGCTCTTTATGCTTTGGGGACATTAACTACAGTCTTTTCTTTTATCTTAATTGGTATAGCACTGGTAGGAATTAGATTACTTTCCCGTCGTCAGTCGCAGTAA
- a CDS encoding ABC transporter permease has protein sequence MLKTSNALKPYLLVAPQTLVFLLFLILPIIAIAIVSFWNFNGFAMTPGFTLNNYLGIFTSKVYLATYLNTFKFAVIVWVLCLLIGYPVAYFLAFQVKSSQWQTILFLICTIPFLTSNVIRMISWIPFLGREGLINQGLMGLRLINQPIEALLYSDFSVILAMVHLYALFIVAPIFNSMMRIERSLITAAEDLGASPLQIQQQIILPLSAPGIAIGSIFIITLVMGEFATMRIMSGGKSSSVGYLIKNQIDSLQYPLAAANAVVLLIITLLIVFGILRTVDIRKEL, from the coding sequence ATGCTAAAAACTTCTAATGCTTTAAAGCCTTACTTACTGGTGGCTCCCCAGACGCTAGTTTTTTTATTATTTCTGATTTTACCGATAATTGCGATCGCAATTGTCAGTTTTTGGAACTTTAACGGCTTTGCAATGACTCCCGGCTTTACCCTCAATAACTATTTGGGGATTTTTACATCTAAAGTCTACCTAGCAACTTATCTCAATACCTTCAAGTTTGCCGTGATCGTTTGGGTACTTTGCTTGTTAATTGGTTATCCGGTGGCTTATTTTCTAGCTTTTCAGGTCAAAAGTTCCCAATGGCAAACTATTTTGTTTTTAATTTGCACCATTCCCTTTTTGACTTCTAACGTCATTCGGATGATTTCTTGGATTCCCTTTTTGGGACGAGAAGGATTGATTAATCAAGGTTTGATGGGATTAAGGCTAATTAACCAACCAATCGAGGCGTTGCTTTACTCGGATTTTTCGGTAATTTTAGCGATGGTACATCTGTATGCTTTGTTTATAGTTGCGCCAATATTTAATAGTATGATGCGAATCGAGCGATCGCTCATTACTGCTGCTGAAGACCTAGGCGCGTCTCCATTACAGATTCAACAGCAAATAATTTTACCTTTATCTGCGCCCGGAATTGCGATCGGTTCTATTTTTATCATCACTCTAGTAATGGGCGAATTTGCCACTATGCGGATCATGAGTGGTGGTAAATCTTCCTCTGTCGGGTATCTGATCAAAAATCAAATAGATAGCTTGCAGTATCCACTAGCGGCAGCTAATGCGGTAGTCTTACTCATCATTACGTTACTAATTGTCTTTGGAATTTTGCGTACCGTTGATATTCGTAAGGAGCTTTAA
- a CDS encoding iron uptake porin gives MLNFLRQYLGQSFAVFGSLGIFIQVASANESPLIRQDNPYTLQAQVTSVSQLSDVQPTDWAFQALQSLVERYGCIAGYPDGTFRGNRALTRYEFAAGMNACLDRVNELISSGTSNLVTKADLATLQKLQADFATELAVIRGRVDSLEVQTAELESNQFSTTTKLVGHAVFAVAGAFGDDKAVTSGAGIIPPTPGQFGTPRSGGTQPQSEPLDNNIFASARVRLILDTSFTGKDRLITRLQAGNTPALGDATGTAMSRLAFTADSNNAFSINQLEYRFPIGDRGTVFLEAFGFLDLFVPTLHPLDGDYDTVLSGFALRSPIYFPSGVTGAGFNYNITDSINIGGGYLAGDPTANNPDTGLFGGAYGALGQITIRPSKQFAIALTYLRAYDDGSGNAPPGGFFGSENAAFPFGPYGTSTNGYGVEAEYRLSSKFILSGWYYFADAAAEGGPGDGSEANIQSWAVALAFPDLGKKGNLGGIVVGMPSKTTNNDVSAFEDRDTSIMVDAFYKYQITDNIGITPGLIVITNPDHNDNNETIYVGVLRTNFNF, from the coding sequence ATGTTAAATTTTCTCAGGCAATATCTGGGACAAAGTTTTGCTGTTTTTGGTTCTCTAGGAATCTTTATACAAGTTGCCAGTGCAAACGAATCTCCACTTATACGGCAAGACAATCCGTATACCCTACAAGCACAAGTAACTTCGGTTTCTCAGCTTTCGGATGTTCAGCCGACCGATTGGGCATTTCAAGCATTACAGTCTTTAGTCGAGCGCTATGGCTGTATTGCAGGTTATCCAGACGGCACTTTTAGAGGAAACCGGGCTTTGACTCGCTACGAATTTGCGGCGGGAATGAATGCTTGTTTAGACAGGGTGAATGAATTAATTAGTAGTGGAACTTCCAATCTAGTTACAAAAGCAGATTTGGCTACTTTGCAAAAACTCCAAGCTGACTTTGCAACCGAATTAGCTGTAATTAGAGGGCGCGTTGATAGTTTAGAAGTGCAAACAGCAGAATTAGAGTCAAATCAGTTTTCCACCACAACTAAATTAGTTGGTCACGCTGTTTTTGCTGTTGCTGGAGCTTTTGGGGACGACAAAGCCGTTACTTCTGGAGCGGGAATTATCCCCCCTACTCCCGGTCAATTTGGTACGCCTAGAAGCGGTGGAACGCAGCCCCAGAGCGAACCATTGGACAACAATATATTTGCTTCGGCGCGGGTGCGGCTAATTTTAGATACTAGCTTTACAGGCAAAGATCGCTTAATTACTCGGTTGCAAGCAGGTAATACACCCGCCCTTGGCGATGCGACGGGAACAGCTATGTCTAGATTAGCTTTTACCGCAGATAGCAATAACGCCTTTTCTATTAACCAATTAGAATATCGCTTTCCGATTGGCGATCGCGGAACGGTATTTTTAGAAGCTTTTGGATTTTTAGATTTATTTGTCCCTACCTTGCATCCCCTAGATGGCGACTACGACACGGTACTATCTGGTTTTGCTTTGCGAAGTCCCATTTATTTCCCTAGTGGCGTGACGGGTGCGGGATTTAATTACAACATTACTGACTCTATTAATATTGGGGGTGGTTATTTAGCCGGAGATCCCACCGCCAACAATCCCGATACAGGCTTGTTTGGTGGTGCTTACGGGGCGTTGGGACAAATTACAATTCGACCTAGCAAACAATTTGCGATCGCACTTACCTATCTACGCGCCTACGATGACGGTAGCGGAAATGCTCCCCCTGGAGGCTTTTTTGGTAGCGAAAATGCTGCTTTTCCTTTTGGCCCCTATGGTACTTCTACTAATGGCTATGGCGTTGAAGCGGAGTATCGGCTTAGTTCTAAGTTTATTTTGAGTGGTTGGTATTATTTTGCGGATGCGGCGGCGGAAGGCGGGCCAGGTGACGGTTCGGAGGCTAATATTCAATCTTGGGCTGTGGCTTTAGCTTTTCCCGATTTGGGCAAAAAAGGCAATTTAGGCGGAATTGTGGTCGGGATGCCTTCAAAAACTACGAATAACGACGTTTCAGCCTTTGAAGATCGGGATACATCAATCATGGTGGATGCGTTTTATAAGTATCAAATTACCGACAATATCGGCATTACACCCGGTTTAATTGTGATTACCAATCCTGACCATAACGACAACAACGAAACAATTTATGTGGGAGTGCTGCGAACAAACTTCAATTTTTAA
- a CDS encoding ABC transporter substrate-binding protein has protein sequence MSKITRRKAIAYGLAAGGTMLAAASCQPQRGPTIITNKIKDVTLRLIGSGAAQINDIRVQAEKDLGFKINMRALSTAENIQIAITQPKQYDIFDGEYFSLPLVVPSGNLQAIDIRKIKEFDKITPIFTTGELYPGAKVNTSQGTAPRKVVFLKGKDSTELATSPTDWATMIPFQYNADTLGYRPDLVDTKIESWADLFDPKFKGKTSLLDIPSIGIMDAAMIMESLGLMQFGDKGNMTKEELDKVTDLLIEQKQAGQFRAFWKTFDESVNLMSSGEVVLQSMWSPAVTAVKSRGIPCVYAPLKEGYRGWGGGLGLSKNLSGIQLDAAYEYLNWMLDGWVGGFLSRQGYYSAAPVNARKFMKPEEWDFWYEGKPAAIDMLDPFGKKIESKGAVRDGGSFTERMGNVVCWNSFMQQQVYLVYKWTEFIVA, from the coding sequence ATGAGTAAAATTACTCGGCGTAAAGCGATCGCCTACGGATTAGCGGCGGGGGGAACTATGCTGGCGGCGGCTAGTTGCCAACCCCAAAGAGGGCCCACCATAATTACCAACAAGATTAAGGATGTAACTTTACGCTTGATTGGTTCGGGTGCGGCGCAAATTAACGATATCCGCGTTCAGGCCGAGAAAGACTTAGGTTTTAAGATTAATATGCGCGCTTTGAGTACCGCCGAAAATATTCAAATTGCGATTACTCAGCCCAAACAGTACGATATTTTCGATGGTGAATATTTTAGCTTGCCTTTAGTTGTTCCCTCTGGAAACCTGCAAGCCATTGATATCAGAAAAATTAAAGAGTTTGACAAAATAACACCGATTTTTACAACTGGCGAATTGTACCCCGGTGCAAAAGTAAATACTTCTCAAGGGACTGCACCCCGCAAAGTAGTATTTCTTAAAGGTAAAGATTCAACGGAACTTGCTACAAGTCCGACAGACTGGGCGACAATGATCCCGTTTCAGTACAACGCTGACACCTTGGGCTATCGACCCGATTTAGTAGATACAAAAATTGAATCTTGGGCAGATTTATTTGATCCCAAATTTAAAGGTAAAACATCTCTATTAGATATTCCTTCTATTGGGATTATGGACGCAGCGATGATTATGGAGTCTTTGGGGCTAATGCAGTTCGGCGACAAAGGCAACATGACTAAAGAGGAACTCGACAAAGTAACGGATCTTTTAATCGAGCAAAAGCAAGCGGGACAATTTCGAGCTTTTTGGAAAACCTTTGATGAATCCGTTAACTTGATGTCCTCCGGGGAAGTAGTATTGCAATCAATGTGGTCGCCAGCAGTTACCGCCGTAAAATCGCGGGGGATTCCTTGTGTTTATGCGCCTTTAAAAGAAGGTTATCGAGGTTGGGGCGGGGGTTTGGGGTTATCTAAAAATCTCTCAGGAATCCAACTAGATGCAGCTTACGAATATCTCAACTGGATGCTAGATGGCTGGGTTGGGGGGTTTTTGAGTAGACAGGGTTATTACAGCGCCGCGCCAGTAAATGCCCGAAAGTTTATGAAACCGGAGGAGTGGGATTTTTGGTACGAAGGAAAACCCGCAGCTATAGATATGCTCGATCCTTTTGGCAAAAAGATTGAATCTAAAGGTGCTGTGCGTGATGGTGGTTCTTTTACAGAACGAATGGGTAACGTTGTTTGCTGGAATTCCTTTATGCAGCAGCAAGTTTACCTCGTTTATAAGTGGACAGAATTTATCGTTGCGTAG
- a CDS encoding ABC transporter ATP-binding protein — translation MTTELKSKSLNNSTIQQALAEAAAGVALRSLTKKYGAVTAVENLTLDIAAGTYCCLLGPSGCGKTTALRMVAGHEEATSGDILIGNRRVNEIPAAKRNTAMMFQSYALFPHKTIWENVEFGLKMRKLKESDRQTRVGEMLELVGLSHVGDRKPTMLSGGQQQRIALARALVTRPQVLMLDEPLSALDENLRVRMRTELRKIQKQFGMTFIQVTHHVEEAFSLSDQIVVMSHGRIDQVATPEELFDTPASQFVAKFMGDNNIFTGKVTSSVTDSSLDLIQLEVAGIGSIFCRGHAVAVGTEAACSIRPDLMSIAPYNRIPAKSTLSANEVSARITAVEMTGYVTRVSLMIEATGQELLYKVRTEDWRINDLQEGQLVILSWSKDNCIFLAY, via the coding sequence GTGACTACAGAACTTAAATCTAAATCTCTCAATAATTCTACAATTCAACAAGCTTTAGCAGAAGCCGCCGCCGGAGTTGCCTTGCGATCGCTAACAAAAAAATATGGTGCTGTTACCGCCGTAGAAAATCTTACCTTAGATATTGCCGCCGGAACTTATTGTTGTCTTTTGGGCCCAAGTGGTTGCGGTAAAACTACAGCCTTACGAATGGTTGCCGGACACGAAGAAGCAACGAGCGGAGATATATTAATTGGCAATCGCCGAGTTAATGAGATTCCCGCCGCTAAACGTAATACCGCGATGATGTTTCAAAGTTATGCTTTGTTTCCCCATAAAACCATTTGGGAAAATGTAGAGTTTGGGTTGAAGATGCGGAAATTGAAAGAGAGCGATCGCCAAACAAGAGTAGGAGAGATGTTAGAACTTGTAGGTTTAAGTCATGTAGGCGATCGCAAACCAACAATGCTTAGTGGCGGACAACAGCAACGAATCGCTTTAGCTAGAGCTTTAGTTACCCGTCCTCAAGTATTGATGCTGGACGAGCCTTTGAGCGCCTTAGATGAGAATTTGCGAGTACGGATGCGTACAGAATTACGCAAAATTCAAAAACAATTTGGGATGACGTTTATCCAAGTAACGCACCATGTAGAGGAAGCTTTTTCACTTTCTGACCAAATTGTAGTCATGTCTCACGGACGCATAGATCAAGTTGCAACACCGGAAGAATTGTTTGATACTCCCGCGTCGCAGTTTGTCGCTAAATTTATGGGAGACAACAACATTTTTACTGGGAAAGTAACTAGCAGTGTTACCGATAGCAGTTTAGATTTAATTCAACTAGAAGTAGCAGGAATTGGCTCAATATTTTGCCGGGGACACGCGGTAGCAGTGGGAACAGAAGCAGCCTGTTCAATTAGACCCGATTTGATGTCTATTGCGCCTTACAACCGGATTCCAGCCAAGTCAACTTTAAGTGCAAATGAAGTATCGGCGAGGATTACGGCGGTAGAAATGACGGGTTATGTAACGCGGGTTTCGCTGATGATTGAAGCCACTGGACAAGAATTACTTTACAAGGTTCGTACCGAAGATTGGCGAATCAATGACTTACAAGAAGGTCAATTAGTGATTTTGAGTTGGTCGAAAGATAACTGTATTTTTCTAGCGTACTAA
- a CDS encoding GntR family transcriptional regulator produces MPLSPRSLKRNQSLQEQAYQALKTAILSGELAPGQRLVEVQLAKQLQVSRTPIREAMQLLEHENLIANDNDTLRVATISVTDAAQLYDCRIALEQLSVAEACQNATKSQLKELEQMVQQAEKLVESKPTQLTSFRLLDLDYRFHRLIAKSSGNPWLVSLLDRVFDKMQLLRIQTTKNNPEVLEIRTEHREIYEPVRDRNVQAAVTAVREHLTASKERVIKEIEQLQQDNQTAQ; encoded by the coding sequence TTGCCCCTGTCGCCGCGAAGTCTTAAACGCAATCAATCATTGCAAGAGCAAGCTTATCAAGCTCTAAAAACAGCAATACTTTCAGGAGAACTAGCGCCAGGACAGCGATTAGTAGAAGTTCAACTAGCTAAACAGTTGCAAGTTAGTAGAACGCCAATTCGGGAAGCAATGCAATTACTTGAGCATGAAAATTTAATTGCCAACGATAACGATACTCTGCGCGTGGCGACGATTTCTGTAACTGACGCTGCACAGTTGTACGATTGTCGCATTGCTTTAGAGCAACTATCCGTAGCGGAAGCTTGTCAAAATGCCACAAAGTCGCAGCTAAAAGAACTCGAACAGATGGTGCAACAAGCCGAAAAGCTAGTAGAAAGCAAGCCTACTCAACTAACAAGTTTTCGCTTGCTTGACTTGGATTATCGCTTTCATAGATTAATAGCGAAAAGTTCGGGAAACCCTTGGCTAGTATCGCTCTTAGATCGAGTATTTGATAAAATGCAATTACTGAGGATTCAAACCACAAAAAATAATCCAGAAGTGTTAGAAATTCGTACCGAGCATCGAGAGATTTATGAACCAGTGCGCGATCGCAATGTTCAAGCCGCCGTTACAGCCGTTAGAGAACATTTAACAGCTAGTAAAGAGCGCGTAATTAAAGAAATAGAGCAATTACAGCAAGATAATCAAACCGCCCAATAA
- a CDS encoding allophanate hydrolase-related protein, whose product MTQNSLNSKLVFICGSALRGQPDHKNLQSAKFVKTTATRPNYRLHAAGDGWHPAIYEVDNQGISIPGEVYELTTEQYEYLLSTEPPNMYPSDVILTDGEAITAMLYPQELVEQYNWLDISDYGGWAAYKQAAGVESKV is encoded by the coding sequence ATGACTCAAAATTCTCTTAACTCCAAACTCGTATTTATCTGTGGTTCAGCCTTGCGAGGACAACCAGACCACAAAAACCTGCAATCTGCCAAATTTGTCAAAACTACGGCAACTCGTCCCAATTACCGCTTACACGCGGCGGGAGATGGTTGGCATCCAGCAATATACGAAGTAGATAACCAAGGAATTTCTATCCCTGGCGAAGTATACGAACTCACAACTGAGCAATACGAATATTTACTATCCACCGAACCGCCCAATATGTACCCATCAGATGTAATTTTGACCGATGGAGAAGCAATTACCGCCATGCTGTACCCACAAGAATTAGTAGAACAGTACAACTGGTTAGATATCTCCGATTACGGCGGCTGGGCAGCTTACAAGCAAGCTGCGGGTGTGGAGAGCAAAGTTTAA
- a CDS encoding aspartate/glutamate racemase family protein codes for MCILIAIATGDNNVIFYQDGKMKIKVINPNTSISMTVKIGLAAQAVANPSTEIIACNPSMGPVSIEGHYDEALAVVGLLEEIRKGEAEGIDGYVIACFGDPGLLAARELTRSPVIGIAEAAMHVASLISTSFSIVTTLSRTRIIAQHLVENYGMSRFCRHIRSTDLAVLELETDGNAKKIITEECRQALIEDKTEAIVLGCSGMADLAKEISQEIGAPVIDGVGAAVKFVEVLVSLGLETSKVGSLAFPIPKLYTGILQSFTVD; via the coding sequence TTGTGTATCCTCATAGCGATCGCGACGGGGGATAATAATGTAATTTTTTACCAAGATGGGAAGATGAAAATTAAAGTTATCAATCCCAATACCAGCATCAGCATGACTGTAAAAATTGGATTAGCGGCTCAAGCAGTCGCTAATCCTAGTACAGAAATTATTGCTTGCAACCCTTCAATGGGACCAGTTTCGATTGAGGGACATTACGATGAGGCTTTGGCCGTAGTGGGATTGCTAGAGGAAATTCGCAAAGGAGAAGCAGAAGGTATAGACGGTTACGTTATTGCTTGCTTTGGCGATCCGGGGTTACTTGCAGCCCGTGAATTGACGCGAAGTCCTGTTATTGGCATTGCAGAAGCTGCTATGCACGTAGCTAGTTTAATTTCTACAAGCTTTTCAATTGTGACTACTTTAAGTCGGACGCGAATTATTGCCCAGCACTTAGTAGAAAATTATGGGATGAGCCGATTTTGCCGCCATATCCGCAGTACGGATTTAGCGGTTTTAGAGCTAGAAACCGATGGTAACGCTAAAAAAATTATTACCGAAGAATGCCGCCAAGCTTTGATTGAAGACAAAACTGAAGCGATCGTACTGGGTTGTAGTGGGATGGCGGACTTAGCAAAGGAGATTAGTCAAGAGATTGGCGCACCTGTAATTGACGGTGTGGGTGCGGCGGTCAAATTTGTTGAAGTTTTAGTTAGTTTAGGGCTAGAAACAAGTAAAGTTGGATCTTTGGCTTTTCCAATTCCTAAGCTCTATACAGGGATATTGCAATCTTTTACAGTTGATTAA
- a CDS encoding creatininase family protein codes for MQLHLTTWCEVETYLERSPGIILPIGSTEQHGPTGLIGTDAICAEEIAYGVGEATHALVAPTINVGMALHHTAFPGTISLRPSTMILVIRDYITCLARAGFNKFFFINGHGGNIATLKAAFAETYAHLADLNIPNHAQVKCQVGNWFMCHSVYNLAKELYGNQEGDHATPSEVAVTQYIYPEVIKNAPLSPDVAKGHKIYSAADFQQRYPDGRMGSNPALATPEQGKKFYNLAVKELSNSYLEFLGEQ; via the coding sequence ATGCAGTTACATTTAACGACTTGGTGTGAAGTTGAGACTTATTTAGAGCGATCGCCAGGAATCATTTTACCCATTGGTTCTACCGAACAACACGGGCCAACAGGCTTAATCGGTACAGACGCAATTTGTGCTGAAGAAATCGCTTATGGCGTAGGAGAAGCCACTCATGCTTTAGTTGCCCCAACTATTAATGTGGGGATGGCACTTCACCATACAGCATTCCCCGGTACAATTAGTTTGCGACCTAGTACGATGATTTTGGTGATTCGAGATTACATTACTTGTCTAGCTAGAGCAGGATTTAACAAATTTTTCTTTATCAACGGTCATGGCGGTAATATAGCTACTCTCAAAGCCGCCTTTGCTGAAACTTATGCCCATTTAGCCGATTTGAATATTCCCAATCATGCCCAAGTTAAATGTCAAGTAGGCAACTGGTTTATGTGCCACTCTGTTTATAACTTAGCCAAAGAACTATACGGTAACCAAGAAGGCGATCATGCAACCCCAAGTGAAGTTGCTGTAACTCAATACATTTATCCAGAAGTCATTAAAAATGCTCCTTTGTCGCCTGACGTTGCCAAAGGACACAAAATCTATAGCGCCGCCGACTTTCAGCAGCGTTACCCCGATGGACGCATGGGATCTAATCCGGCTTTAGCTACACCCGAACAGGGCAAAAAATTCTACAACTTAGCTGTAAAAGAACTGAGCAACAGTTACTTAGAATTTCTGGGCGAGCAATAA